From one Mytilus edulis chromosome 1, xbMytEdul2.2, whole genome shotgun sequence genomic stretch:
- the LOC139517102 gene encoding malignant fibrous histiocytoma-amplified sequence 1 homolog has translation MAYICTPRNLSDARSLRRLIETEDPIYYGLKKLKIRGRDLNELPRSIFSILELEVLELSPEREACLDFKLPKLPPAIGKLINLKVLILDTNEMQTLATEVTLLVSLERLALSNNHLSSLPNGFKNLTNLKSLHLSNNEFEDFPLELCDLENLEFLDMCDNLLEELPHQISNMKNLHTLLLCFNRLRTLPDSICQMTELRCLWLGNNMLQSLPKNFGQLKNIDWDWRYISSLLEGNPLVRPPIEVCRLGMNAIDKYLNRDMGNLTTRSSASSGNSW, from the coding sequence ATGGCTTATATTTGTACACCACGTAATCTCAGTGATGCAAGATCACTCAGAAGGCTTATAGAAACAGAGGATCCAATTTATTACGgactgaaaaaattaaaaataagaggAAGAGATCTAAACGAGTTGCCCAGATCTATATTTAGTATTTTGGAATTAGAAGTTTTGGAACTGAGTCCGGAGCGAGAGGCATGTCTTGATTTTAAACTTCCAAAACTTCCTCCGGCAATTGGAAAATTGATAAACCTGAAAGTGCTTATTCTGGATACCAATGAAATGCAAACATTGGCAACAGAAGTAACATTATTGGTTAGTTTGGAGAGACTTGCTCTGAGTAATAACCATTTGTCTAGCTTACCAAATGGATTTAAAAATCTAACAAATCTTAAAAGTCTACATTTGTCTAACAACGAATTTGAAGACTTTCCCCTCGAACTTTGTGATCTTGAAAATTTAGAATTTCTAGATATGTGTGACAATTTGCTTGAAGAACTTCCTCATCAGATTTCTAACATGAAGAATCTTCACACATTGCTTCTGTGCTTTAACCGCTTACGAACACTTCCCGACAGTATCTGTCAAATGACCGAGTTACGTTGTTTGTGGCTTGGGAACAATATGTTGCAATCTCTGCCTAAGAACTTTGGTCAGCTGAAGAATATTGACTGGGACTGGAGATATATTTCCTCGTTGCTGGAAGGTAATCCACTTGTTCGTCCACCAATAGAGGTGTGTCGTCTTGGAATGAATGCAATTGACAAATATCTAAATCGGGACATGGGAAATCTGACGACGCGCAGTAGTGCTTCGTCTGGTAATAGTTGGTAA